The following proteins come from a genomic window of Methanobrevibacter olleyae:
- a CDS encoding 30S ribosomal protein S24e has translation MDIEIFEKKENVLFDRTEVKFYCLYEGEPTPKILDVKSKLITLLDTKKELIVVDNLQPGYGEPKAVGYAKVYGRESSLLDVEKPSIIAKNKEQEAPAEEDDEAEE, from the coding sequence ATGGATATTGAAATTTTTGAAAAGAAAGAAAACGTTTTATTTGATAGAACTGAAGTTAAATTTTACTGTTTATATGAAGGAGAACCAACTCCTAAAATTTTAGATGTTAAAAGTAAATTAATCACCTTACTTGACACTAAAAAAGAGTTAATCGTTGTAGATAATCTTCAGCCAGGATATGGTGAACCTAAAGCTGTAGGCTATGCAAAAGTATATGGTAGAGAATCATCTTTATTAGATGTAGAAAAACCAAGTATTATTGCTAAAAACAAAGAACAAGAAGCTCCTGCTGAAGAAGATGATGAAGCGGAAGAATAA
- a CDS encoding 7-cyano-7-deazaguanine synthase: MVYDVNALLNHINRIRKEIGHEEVQIEIKEVLFDRDTNEMWIITNDRPDKSAIIGKGGWVVGRLREELNINSIHVESYSDFLQKEYRMNLSLSKLNSFVKNNELDYDSFLALNNLIDILKIKLENLYSFNFYKYFKDLDDSPYNYFEAEKPTAVVALSGGVDSSFSLILAKKLGFNPIAVTVDPGTIVVPKQFKYNIDKLTKDLDVKHEYIEVDYGELISESLAGRFHPCGRCSKIIEETVYSYAIENNIPIVIFGDMLATGSQCITEQIFNIDEIDENENNDIIDVDGEIERHKIIRLNLPASLSLSKLENKSLTSHYNLNKFKGFGCPFLYEVHNKFPHMKKYSIQRILRETRSGVLEPGEALDLIWSFF; the protein is encoded by the coding sequence ATGGTTTATGATGTAAATGCTCTTTTAAATCATATAAATAGAATTAGAAAAGAAATTGGGCATGAAGAAGTTCAAATTGAAATTAAGGAAGTTCTTTTTGATAGAGATACTAATGAGATGTGGATAATAACTAATGATAGACCAGATAAATCAGCTATTATTGGAAAAGGTGGATGGGTAGTTGGTAGATTAAGAGAAGAGTTAAATATTAATAGTATTCATGTTGAAAGTTATTCTGATTTCTTACAAAAAGAATATAGGATGAATCTTTCTTTAAGCAAATTAAATTCATTTGTTAAAAATAATGAATTAGATTATGATTCTTTTTTAGCATTAAATAATTTAATAGATATTTTAAAAATTAAATTAGAAAATTTATATTCCTTTAATTTTTATAAATACTTTAAAGATTTAGATGATAGCCCTTATAATTATTTTGAAGCAGAAAAACCAACAGCAGTTGTAGCATTATCTGGTGGGGTAGATAGTAGTTTTTCACTTATTTTAGCTAAAAAATTAGGCTTTAATCCAATAGCTGTTACAGTAGATCCTGGAACAATTGTAGTTCCAAAACAATTTAAATATAATATTGATAAATTAACTAAAGATTTAGATGTTAAACATGAATATATTGAGGTAGATTATGGGGAATTGATTTCTGAGTCACTTGCAGGAAGATTCCACCCTTGTGGTAGATGTTCAAAAATTATTGAAGAAACTGTATATAGTTATGCTATAGAAAATAATATTCCAATAGTTATTTTTGGAGATATGCTTGCTACTGGTAGCCAGTGTATAACAGAACAAATTTTTAATATTGATGAAATTGATGAAAATGAAAATAATGACATTATTGATGTAGATGGTGAGATAGAAAGGCATAAGATTATTAGGCTCAATTTACCTGCTTCACTATCCCTTTCAAAATTAGAAAATAAATCTTTAACTAGTCATTATAATTTAAACAAATTTAAAGGATTTGGATGTCCCTTTTTATATGAAGTTCATAATAAGTTTCCCCAT
- a CDS encoding GTP-dependent dephospho-CoA kinase family protein produces MFKLDENLIAEFKKPLGKLYVEFEDAIPMIKEANFLISVGDQTTKNLLDNDLIPDLGIIDNRIQREDHNHDIIPTENILEADNPAGTITKNLWETIESAISLTLDDNKNRIIVVKGEEDLAVLPCLLVAPEDAVILYGQPNEGLVFVNVSEGKSKATRLMTYFNEE; encoded by the coding sequence TTGTTTAAATTAGATGAAAATTTAATAGCTGAATTTAAAAAACCATTAGGTAAATTGTATGTTGAGTTTGAAGATGCAATTCCTATGATTAAAGAAGCTAATTTTTTAATCTCTGTTGGTGATCAAACTACTAAAAATCTTCTTGATAATGATTTAATTCCTGATTTAGGAATTATTGATAATCGTATTCAACGTGAAGATCATAATCATGATATTATTCCTACAGAAAACATTTTAGAAGCAGATAATCCTGCAGGCACTATTACTAAGAATCTATGGGAAACCATAGAATCAGCTATTTCTTTAACTTTAGATGATAATAAAAATCGTATTATTGTAGTTAAAGGGGAAGAAGATCTTGCAGTTCTTCCATGCTTATTAGTTGCACCTGAAGATGCAGTTATTTTATATGGTCAACCTAATGAAGGTTTGGTCTTTGTTAATGTTTCTGAAGGTAAAAGCAAAGCTACTAGATTAATGACCTATTTTAATGAAGAATAG
- a CDS encoding 30S ribosomal protein S27ae: MTDKKGLYSVDGDKIVRKNPFCPRCSEGVFMADHGDRYACGKCGYTEMKTKE, from the coding sequence ATGACTGATAAAAAAGGCTTATATAGTGTAGATGGAGACAAAATCGTAAGAAAAAATCCTTTCTGTCCTCGTTGTTCTGAAGGTGTATTTATGGCTGACCATGGTGATAGATACGCTTGTGGTAAATGTGGATACACTGAAATGAAAACTAAAGAATAA
- the argH gene encoding argininosuccinate lyase — translation MKIRTGRLEKEMTDEATVYTSSLEFDRFIFDADIQCNYAHTSMLKAQGIIDEDIADKILDALDKLNDEGFDALEFDHSVEDVHMAVENYVTKLVGPQAGFMHTAKSRNDQVATDIRLLLRDRIREIQIGILEFIEGILELAKEHKETVMIGYTHLQHAQPITLAHHLMAYAQSLKRDYQRLDDTYKRVNLNPLGSAAMATTSFPIDRELTTELLGFDDYLENSMDGVSSRDFIAEAVFDLTALCTTLSKICEELVLWSTYEFGIVTMADEYSSTSSIMPQKKNPDVAEVARSKCAIVNGELVTILTILKAIPYTYNRDLQEITPHLWNACDVSYDSLKITNHMLLTVKFNTDRCLELAGANFATATDLADIIVRERKIPFRTAHKIVGRIVNEAVAEGIDSSEINGEYLDDVAEELGFERLGLDDDLINKALNPIENVKIRNVPGGPSPEMVQLAIDNMNIFLDDEFEKQGI, via the coding sequence TTGAAAATTAGAACTGGAAGACTTGAAAAAGAAATGACTGATGAAGCTACAGTATACACATCTTCATTAGAATTTGATAGATTTATTTTTGATGCTGATATTCAATGTAATTATGCTCATACTTCAATGCTTAAAGCACAAGGCATTATTGATGAAGATATTGCTGATAAAATCCTTGATGCTTTAGATAAACTAAATGATGAAGGGTTTGATGCTCTTGAATTTGACCATTCTGTTGAAGATGTTCACATGGCTGTTGAAAATTATGTAACTAAGCTTGTTGGTCCACAAGCAGGATTTATGCACACAGCTAAATCAAGAAATGATCAAGTTGCAACAGATATAAGGCTTCTTTTAAGGGATAGAATTAGAGAAATTCAAATAGGGATTTTAGAATTTATTGAAGGGATTTTAGAACTTGCAAAAGAACATAAAGAAACTGTGATGATTGGTTATACTCACTTACAACATGCTCAACCAATTACTTTAGCTCATCATTTAATGGCCTATGCACAATCTTTAAAAAGAGACTATCAAAGATTAGATGATACCTATAAAAGAGTTAATTTAAATCCACTTGGATCTGCAGCTATGGCAACTACAAGTTTTCCAATAGATAGAGAATTAACTACAGAATTATTAGGTTTTGATGATTATTTAGAAAACTCTATGGATGGAGTATCATCAAGAGACTTTATTGCTGAGGCGGTTTTTGATTTAACTGCTCTTTGTACTACTTTATCAAAAATCTGTGAAGAATTGGTTCTTTGGAGTACTTATGAGTTTGGAATTGTTACAATGGCTGATGAATACTCTTCTACCTCATCTATTATGCCTCAAAAGAAAAATCCGGATGTTGCAGAAGTAGCTCGTTCTAAATGTGCAATTGTTAATGGAGAGCTTGTAACTATTTTAACTATCTTAAAAGCTATTCCATATACTTATAATAGGGATTTACAAGAAATTACTCCACATTTATGGAATGCTTGTGATGTTAGCTATGATAGTTTGAAAATTACAAATCATATGCTTTTAACTGTTAAATTTAACACCGATAGATGCTTAGAATTAGCTGGAGCTAATTTTGCTACAGCTACTGATTTAGCAGATATTATTGTAAGGGAGAGAAAAATACCATTTAGAACAGCTCATAAAATCGTAGGAAGAATTGTAAATGAAGCAGTAGCAGAAGGTATTGATTCTAGTGAAATAAATGGCGAATATCTAGATGATGTAGCAGAAGAACTTGGATTTGAAAGATTAGGATTAGATGATGATTTGATTAATAAGGCTTTAAATCCAATTGAAAATGTGAAAATTAGAAATGTGCCAGGAGGACCTTCTCCAGAGATGGTTCAATTAGCTATTGACAATATGAACATATTTTTAGATGATGAATTTGAAAAACAAGGAATTTAA